Sequence from the Nitrospirota bacterium genome:
CAGTAAATCTACTCGGTAAAAAAGCAGGGGGCATGAAGCCGATTGAAACAGGGTGTTTAAAGGAAGGTGACGTTTTTATACCTTCTGATGGAATGTTGATAAAAACAATGGCACATATGGAGGAGAATATCAGACATATTTCACCATGCTGCTTTCAAAGTCCACTCGCACCCTTTCCGGCTTCTGAAATAGAAGGAATAACTGTCGATCTCGAAAATATAAAAAAAGCTTATATAAATCTCACAAAAAAATATTATGCTGTTATAGTTGAAGGAATTGGCGGATTGCTTGTCCCCATAAAAAAAGACTATTTTGTGCTTAACCTTGCTAAGGAATTCGGTCTTCCATTAATTATTGTTGCAAAACCTGGACTCGGAACAATCAACCATACCCTTCTCACACTCAATTACGCCTTAAAAGAAGGATTGCAAGTAGCAGGAATTATCTTAAATAATCACCACCCACCTGAATATACTCTTGCCGAAGAAACAAATCCTGACATTATAAGCAAAATCAGTCCTGTCCCCTTATTAGGCATATTTCCATATCTAAAAGATTTTGAAAGCAGCACATTCGAAAAAATGGCAGTAAAATATCTCAACCTCGATATTATTGAAAGATATCTTCAGCCTTAAATTTTCATCTATATAAGTTTTAAATCCGTCAGAACTTTTCTTAGTTTATCTTTATTGCCCTGTGACATCTCACAGAGAGGAAGCCTGAATTCTTCCTGAATTTTTCCCATCATTGCAAGAGCTGTTTTAACTGGAATCGGATTGGTTTCTATAAACATTGCTGCATTCAGAGGTTCAAGTCTGTAATGTATCTCTCTTGCCTTTTCATATTGACCCTTAAGCCATAATGAACACATCTGCGAGACCATCTTGGGGGTTACATTCGCAGAAACAGATATTACACCCTTCCCCCCAAGTGCAAGCAAAGGCAGAGTTGTAAAGTCATCCCCGGATATAACTGTTATCTTATCTCCACATAGTCTAATAAGCTCACTAACCTGCTTCATATCGCCTGAAGCTTCTTTAATTGCGACTATGTTACTGATCTCTGCGAGACGTGCTACAGTCGCAGGAAGTATATTAACAGCAGTCCTTCCAGGCACATTATACAACACGATAGGAATATCAACTTTTTCAGCAACTGTTTTATAGTGCCTGTAAATACCTTCCTGTGTAGGTTTATTATAGTAAGGTGCAACAAGCAGTACAGCGTCAGCTCCTGATTTTTTAGCATGCTTTGTAATCTCTATCGTCTCGTCAGTAGAATTTGCTCCTGTTCCAGCTATAACAGGAATCTTTTTGTTAACAGTTTTTACAGTAAAATCTATGACCCTATAATGCTCTTTATAATCAAGTGTTGCTGATTCGCCCGTTGTCCCGCATGGCACAATAGCATTGGTTCCCTGAGATATATGCCACTCTATAAGGTCTCCAAGCGCTTTTTCGTCAACCTTGCCTCTTTTAAAAGGTGTTACGATTGCAACGATTGATCCTCTAAACATATCGCCCTCCATTTTTACATCGGTTAAATTTCTATAATTCCCTTATAAACTTCAACAGCAGGACCGGTCATGTAAACATGGTTATCACCTGCCCATTCTATGAAAAGATCTCCACCTTGCAGGTGGACAGTTAAAATTCTTTCTGTAAGACCTTTCAGATGTGATGCTACAGCTGCAGCACAGGCACCAGTTCCACACGCCATAGTTTCACCTGCTCCCCTTTCCCACACACGCATTTTAATTTCATGGGGATTTATTATCTGAATAAATTCTACATTCGTTCTATTAGGGAAAATTTGATGAGTCTCTATTTGAGGACCATAATAGGCTACAGGGAAATCAGATACATTTTCAAGAACAATAACTGCATGAGGATTTCCCATGGAAACACAGGTAATTTTGAATTCCCTGTCAGAGACCTGTAAAGGATAATCGGTGACCATCTTTGCTTCTTCTGACTTCTGATTTCCGACTTCTGATTTCTTTATTTTTACCGGTATTTTTTCAGGTTCAAAGAACGGCTCTCCCATATCAACCTTCACCATGTCTCCTGCTTTCTCTGGTTTGATTATGCCTGCAAGTGTTTCAATTTTAAGCATATTAGTATTATTTGAAAGATTTCTATCCCAGATGTATTTAGCGAGGCAACGTATTCCATTCCCACACATCTCGACTTCACTACCATCAGCATTAAAAATCCTCATTAGAAAATCTGCAATAGCTGACTTCTCAAGTAAAAGTATCTGATCAGCTCCAATGCCAAACCGTCTATCACATAAGTTTTTTGCTAATTCAGCAAAAGATAACCCCTCTTCTCCTCTCCCCCCCTTTTGGTAATGGTAATCATTGAAAAGTTGTATTTCGCATTTCTGGGTAATACAATCCACAAGTATGAAATCATTACCAAGACCATGCATCTTTGTGAAGTGTATTTTCATCTTATTTTATAATAGCCAACTGAATTATTCGAGATACCTCTTAAATCTTCATTTCATATTCATAAATCGAGATATTCTGCACATGCTAAGATAGCGATACAGTCTAAATTTTTAAATTGATATCATTTTAAAAATACCGGGATTTTATTTTTTAAGATAATATCACTATAAGTTTCGCGTTCCCTTATCATAAAACAGTCTCTACCTTTAACCATTACTTCTGCAGCCCTTGGTCGGCTATTATAGTTTGAACTCATTGAAAATCCATAAGCTCCTGCGCTCATAACAGCAAGGTATTCTCCCTTTTTGACTGCCTTCATTTTTCTGTCTTTTGCAAGAAAATCACTCGATTCACATATTGGGCCAACAACATCACAGACAATAGTATCCCTCTTCTTTTTCTCCACAGGAAGAATAGCATGATATGCACCATAGTAGGAAGGTCTTATAAGATCATTCATACCTGCATCAACGATTACAAACTCTTTCTCTGCACCTTTTTTTAGATATAAAACTTTTGTAATAAGCACTCCAGCATTTCCGACTATAGACCTACCCGGTTCTATAAGAAGAGTCAGCTTTCTTCCATTAAGCAAAGGTATAAGATTTTTTGCAAGGTCTTTAGGGACTGGTGGCTCTTCATCTTTGTAAGTAATTCCGAGTCCACCACCTGCATCGAGGTACTGTATCTTTGCGCCCTGAAGGTTAAGCTCGTCTATAAGAATAAGCACTCTCTTTAATGCATCAACAAATGGCGAAATCTTAGTAATCTGCGAACCTATATGCTTATGTATTCCAATGACATTGATATTCTTCAATCTCAAGGCAAGCTTATAATATTCCAGGGCATTTTCTATTGGTATACCGAATTTGTGTTTCTTCAGTCCTGTTGTTATATAAGGATGTGTCTCAGGATCAATATCAGGATTTATTCTCAATGCTATTGGAGCCTTCTTATTCATCTTACCTGCTACCCTGTCAATCTCTCTTAATTCATCTTCAGATTCTACATTGAACATTAGTATCTTTGATTTAATCGCAAAGCGTATCTCCTCTTCTGTCTTTCCTACGCCTGCATAAACTATTTTTGAAGCGGGGATCCCTGCTTTAAGAGCAACAAAGAGTTCCCCACCAGAAACAATATCTGCACCTGAACCGTTTTTTGCAAATAGTCTCAGTATAGCAACATTAGAATTTGCCTTGACTGCAAAACAAATAACGTGTGGAAAATCATTGAATGCTTCATCATAAGCCTTAAAATGTCTCAAAAGTGTTTTGTAACTGTAAACATAAAGAGGTGTACCGTATTTTTCAGCAAGTGTTTTTAAAGGAATTTCTTCTACAAACAACTTATCAGAGCGGTATTGAAAAAAATTCATTTGGGTCTCCATCTGTAGATTTTTGCTATATTTTATATCTATTTTTATTTAATCTCAAGAGTCATGGCCTCTTTAAATCAAATAATGCCATTTTGGATTTTATTAAACCTTATATGGTAAATTTTAATCATTAATTGAAATATTACATTAAAATAAAAACCTTAATATCTGGAGGTTGATTTTGGGAAAAAATATTGTTGAAAAGATTTTTGAGACACACAAGATATACGGAGATCTGAAAACCGGCAACACTGTTGGATTAAAAGTTGACCATGTATATACACAGGATGCAACAGGTACTATGGCATGGCTTCAGTTCGAGGCTATTGGTATAGACAGGGTAAAAGTTCCTTTAGCTGTTTCTTATGTAGATCACAACATGATTCAATCAAATTACATGAATCCAGATGATCACCTTTTTCTCGAAACTGTAGCAGGACGCTATGGGGCTTTCTTTTCAAGACCGGGCAATGGGATAAGCCATCAGATTCACTTAGAACGTTTTGCTTCTCCTGGGAAAATTGCATTAGGAACTGACAGCCACACTCCAACAGGAGGAGGCATAGGCATGATTGCAATCGGCGTTGGGGGACTTGATGCAGCTACAGTTATGGCTGGGTTACCCTTTGAGATAAATATGCCCCAAATTGCTCTTGTTCGATTAAAGGGAAAACTTAACAGGCCATGGGTTACTGCTATGGATGTAATTCTGGAAATATTGAGGCAACTTACAGTAAAAGGTGGCGTTGGGAAGATAATTGAATATGGAGGCCCTGGTATAAAAGACCTTAGCGTCCCTGAAAGAGCGACTATAACTAACATGGGGGCAGAGCTGGGAGCTACAACATCCATTTTCCCGAGTGATCAAAGGACGAGATATTTCCTTAAGGCACAGGGAAGAGAATCTGAATGGATTGAACTGCAGGCTGATAAGGATGCTCAATATTCTGAGATTATCAATATTGATTTAAGCTCGATTGAACCGATGATAGCTATGCCTCACAGTCCTGACAATGTAGTCCCGATTAGAACAATTGCAGGGACAAAAATTGATCAGGTATGCATCGGCAGTTGCACAAATTCCTCATTACAGATTATGAAAACTGTTGCATCTATCCTCAGGAGTAATACAGTTGCAAAAGGGGTGAACCTGCTTATAAACCCCGGTTCAAAACAGGTTTACGAGATGCTTGCACGGAAAGGATTCCTCCAGCACATGATAGCTGCTGGTGCTCGCATACTCGAATGTTCTTGCGGCCCATGCATTGGTATGGGAGGGGCTCCTGGCACAGGTCAGATATCCATCCGTTCATATAACAGAAATTTTAAAGGAAGAAGCGGCAATAAAGATGCTTTTGTCTATCTTGCAAGTGCAATCTCTTGTGCTGTCTTTTCATTGAAAGGAGAAATTGTTGATCCGCGTTATTCTGGTATCAGCATTGAAAAATCCAGTGAACCTTCACATTATTTTATTAATGACAATATGATTATAAAGCCGCGGCAAGATACACATGATATTCAAGTCATAAAGGGGCCAAATATCAAGGAGGCTCCTATAAAAGATTCTATAGGCAATACAATAGAATCAGAAGTTTTACTGAAGCTCGGGGACAATATTACTACAGACGATATCATGCCTGCTGGTTCAATGATACTTCCATTACGTTCTAACATTCCTGCAATATCAGAATATGTTTTCCATACTATCGATAATACCTTCAGTGCAAGGGCAAAAGAGGCAAAGGAAAAGGGTGGAGGGATTATTGTTGGTGGTGAAAATTATGGGCAGGGCTCTTCAAGAGAACATGCTGCAATCGCACCCATGTTTCTAGGGATTCAGGCTGTAATAGCAAAATCCTTTGCCAGGATTCATCGCTCAAATTTGATAAACTTTGGTATAATTCCTCTGCTTTTCAAGAATGCTGGTGATTATGAGAAGATTGAACAAGGTGATATACTGATTATACAAAATATTAAACAGTCAATAACAGGTAATCAACAATATGCTGTGCAAGATCTTACTAAAATTTTTTATTTCGAATTAGAATCTAATCTAAATGAAAGGGAAAAACAGATTATTCTTTCAGGTGGATTACTGCCGTATACAAAGAAGCATGTTTAATGACTTAGCAGAATTTTCGAAAATTTGACAATCAACCTTTAAACAGGGTAAATTAAAAATCTAATTTCGGGCCGCTAGCTCAGCAGGTAGAGCAACGCCCTTTTAAGGCGTGGGTCGTTGGTTCGAATCCAACGCGGCTCACCACATGCGTCCCCATCGTCTAGCTCGGCCGAGGACATCGCCCTTTCAAGGCGGTAACACGGGTTCAAATCCCGTTGGGGACGCCAATTTTCATATGCTCACCTCAACACGATTCCTGCCTGCTTCCTTTGCCTTATATAATGCATCATCTGCTCTCTTCACAAAAGTATCTTCAATGTCGTATTGTCTGAATTCTGTTACACCGAAACTTACTGTTACCTTTTGATTTTTCTCAAAACTGTATTCCTCAACTGCCTTACGAATCCTCTCTGACAACACCTTTGCATTATTTAGATCCGTATTAGGAGAGAGAATTATAAATTCTTCTCCACCCCACCTTATGAGATAATCGGTTTCCCTCATGTTTTCTTTTACTATGTTCGTCAGTGTCTTTAATACATAATCACCGTATATATGCCCATGTGTGTCATTAATTCTTTTAAAGTGGTCGACATCAAACATTATCAGGGAGAGGGGATGGGAGTATCTTTTCACTCTGCTGATTTCTTTTTTTATCACTTCATCAAATTTTGTCCTGTTATAAGTATTTGTGAGAGTATCTGTCACTGCAAGATGCTCTAATCTTTTCTCCATCTGTTTACGAATGGTTATATCTCTCATAATTCCCCTGCAAATAGAAAATTTATTTCCTTTGAACGAAGGATTTATACTGCCCTCCACATATATTTCCCTACCGTCTTTCGAAATATAAACGGTCTCCATATGCTCAATACTTTCCCCATTTACAACTCTTTTAAAGGTTTCGATGCAATGAGGTATCTGATCTTTTCTTACTATATCAGTAAAGCGCATTTGCATTGCTTCTTCTTTTGTGTAACCTAATGTCTCGCACCATTTCCTGTTCACATCTAAAAATCTTCCTTCTGCGTCTACAATCTGTATCATATCGTTTGCATTTTTAAAGATATCCCTGAACTTCTCTTCACTTTCACGAAGTAACATATCTGCCCTGTTCAATTCCTCGAGCATTCTGTTCATCTCCTCGGAGAAGGTTGATAATTCGTCTCCACCCTCAACAGGGATACGCATTGTAAGGTCTCTTTTTATGGCTATATTTCTTACGTTCTTGCTAAGAGCTAATATTCTATTCAAAACCAGCTTATTTAAGAACAAAATTATTATTAGTCCTAAAAACAATCCTATTAAAATCAGCAAAAATATGAAAGAAAATATTGTCTTTGTTCCGTGTTGAAAAATATCTCTTTCAAGGTCTGCTCTCAGCATGAGTGCAGGATTACCGTAAATATCCTTCAGTATAGTGTAACCTGATATTTTTTTGTCATTTATCGGTATTGTAACTACTGGCTTTTCTTCTGATAGTAAAGATTTTGCTGACTTAAAATCTGTTGGCATATCAACAGAATCAAAACGTATAAAGGCAATTGGGAATTGTATATCTTTAATTATTCTTTGTATTTCTTCATCATCAAGAAAGCGTCCGAATATTAGTGCCCCCCTTACAGGTCCTTTGCCTTCACTGGTTAGAATAGGCCTCGAGGCAATCAACATCGGCCCTTCTGTGAGGAGTATTATACCTGTGTGTTTGCTTTGAATATTATCATGCATTAAAAGCAGCCTGTTTTCTGAAAGATGAGCAAGAAGGCTTTGTGGCATAGAAATTTCTTTTCCATTCAACAAATCAAAGGCTTTGCTGTAAACAATATTGCCTGATGAATTGATAAATAGCATGACATTAATTTCAAGCTCTGAAAATGTCTTATCTGATGGATTTGTTTTGATATATTCAGGATTTCTGTTTTGAATAAAAGCATATGTGTCATCCCAGTTAGCCCAGTCACCTGTTTTGCTGTCTATAACTTCAAGACTGTGGGCAATTGAACGAAGAGCAATCTGAATGTGCTTTTTAGTATCCTTATCCTCAAGTTTCTTAAAACTTCCAAGGAGAAAAATTCTTGCTGAGATATAAAAAATGGAAATGGCACAAATAAGTGAAATCAGTATTATTATTAATGTCTTTTTCCGAAGGGTCATCTTACTCACTAAACTACGCTTCCTTCTTCATGTTTCCTGTGCTTTTCAAGTTGTTTGTTCAATTAAATTTTTTATATGTCCCCTTTTAAAAAATATCCTCCATAGGCTATCAATTCATAAAAAAACCTGTCTGTTTTTATTAACCCATCAATGGTCGGGACAAAAGACTCCCAGTCAAATTCGCTCTCCTTAGTTACTGAAAAAACATCGGGGTGCAGGCTCTGTTTTTTGAACATTGCAAAAGCTCGGCGCATGTGCATTTCAGAAGTAACAATCAAGATTTCTTTTAATTTCTTTTCTTCAACATATTTCTTAATACTTTTTACTTCATCAAGCGTTCTTTTAATCTGACCATAAATATGCACTTGTTCACCCCTTAGTCCCAAATCAGCCAAAAGCTTGCTTACATATTTACCCTCACTGTATGTCTCGTAGACCCAATCGCCAATAAGGAGAAGCTTCGCATGACCTGTTTTAACAAAGTATGCTCCTGCAAGCAGCCTGTCAGAATTTTCATTGGCAGCGAAAAAGTCATTTGTTATATATGGCAAATCTTTCCTGTCTAAATACCATTCTGCATTACTTACTCCAGAAAGAACTATTACCGCGTCATACACTTTTTTATTATTGTAAGTATCTTCTATCTTCCATAATTTAGAAAAGGCATATCCGGTAAAAGTTATGCTTATGAGATAAAAATATACCAGTATCACGATAGTAATTTTAACCCTGTGTTTTTTTATGAATAGCTGAGTAAACATTCCGATTATGACATATAGGAGAGGATTCTTTAGAAATTTACCTATGTCCTGTATTTCCACGATATATCAATAATAATCTGAAATTTAGTTATACTCAAATCCAGTGATAAAGCGGTGTCATTCCGAGCGGAGCAATGTATTAAGCGATTATGCTGCTTATCGCTGAATTTAGTTATAATCTATTTGTCATAGTATAGAGCATGATGAAGAGCAAAGCAACGCCATGCATTATCATAATAATCTTGCTAAAATTACCTCCTTGTAAGCCAATAAGTATGTGAGCTATTATAATGGCAATGAAAAAACATAAGAAGCTCAGACCCGATTGGGATGAATACTTTATTAATATAGCTAAGGTTGTTTCAACAAGAGCCACCTGTCTGAGAAGAAGATATGGGGCTGTTATCACAAAAGATAATATAATCGTAAGTACTGGTTATAATGGGGCTCCAGCAGGAATGAAAGATTGTCTCGAAGTAGGCAGATGCACAAGAAAAGAACTCCAGATCCCGCATGGTGAACGATATGAACTCTGTCACAGTGTTCATGCAGAGGCAAACGCAATCATCCGTGCTTCTGTAGATGAGTTAAATGGAGCAACAATGTATATCGCTGGCACTGATAAGGAGAGTGGTCAATGCAATTCCGAACCTTGCATGATGTGCAAGAGGATGATATTGAATGCAAGGATTTCAAAGGTTGTTTATTCAGACGGGAAGAATGGATTTGTTGTAGTTAATCCAATTGAATGGATTAAAAAAAGGGTATAGTCTATTATCAAGATTCTTACAGAATGTTTAGACTATTAATTAATTTAGGAGTGAATTCATGCAAACTATTATTGTAACAGGCTGTGGAGGTTTCATCGGGTGGAAGGTATCTGAAAAACTTCTTGATAATAACATCAATGTTATCGGGATAGACAATATCAACGACTATTATGATCCACGCTTGAAGGAATGGAGACTCCAACAGTTAAAAGTCAAAAGCAAAAAATTGAAAGTTAAAAAGGGCGCAGAATTTATTTTTAAAAAATGTGATATCGGAAATTTTAATACAGTTAAAAAAATTTTCTCCTCTCACAAAATTGATGCGGTTATCAATCTTGCTGCAAGAGCCGGGGTGAGGGCTTCTGTTGAAGATCCATGGGTATATCTCGAAACTAACACAAAAGGCACTTTGAACCTCCTTGAATGCTGCAAAGACAACGGAGTAAAAAAATTCGTTCTTGCATCCACTTCGAGCCTTTATGGACTTAACGAGATGCCGTTCAGGGAGTCAGATAAAACGGATTCCCCACTTGCGCCTTATTCCGCAACAAAGAAGGGTGCTGAAGTTCTTTGTTATAGCTATCATTATTTGTATAAACTTGATATCAGCATTCCAAGATACTTCACTGTTTACGGGCCTGCGGGCAGGCCTGATATGAGCATATTCATATTCATCAAAAATATAGACAATGGCATTCCCATTAAAGTCTTTGGAGATGGAAAACAAAAAAGAGATTTTTCATATGTTGATGATATAGCTGATGGGACTTTACATTGTCTTGAACCTTTCGGTTACGAGATTTTCAATCTTGGCAATGACAACCCTATTGAACTTCTCCACGTGATACATCTTATTGAAGAGGCTTTAGGTAAAAAGGCGGTATTGAATTTTTTGCCGAGACATCCTGCTGATGTTGTTGCAACATGGGCAGATATAGAAAAATCCAGAAAGATCCTGAACTGGTATCCGAAAACCACTATTGAGGAAGGTATTAAAAAAACTGTTGATTGGTATTTTGAAAACAGGGACTTTATAAATAGTCTGAAAAACCCTTAATCCTAAAATCTATCTGCTTTTCTAACATATACATTTCTAACCCACTTAATTCATAAATTCCCCCTTAGTCCCCCTTTACCCAAAAATGTAATTGAATAATGCAGATGTTGCGAGAAAATTTATTTTTCGATACCTTAGTGTTCCTTTAACTAATGGTTTTGCGAATATTTTTATCCATAAAACAATTAAAATAAATCCGATAATTCATCGAGTTAAAGAAATTTTTGAGCAATGTCTGCATTATTCGGGTTTAGCAAGGGGGGAATTAAAGTGGGGAGTGAGGCGAAATACCTCGGAAGTCAAAGACCGAAAATGAGCAAAAATTCTATGCTTGTTAGCCATAGTTTATGAATGATAATTTGGTCTAAATATTCTGGCCAATAATTATCTATATTGTTTTTATGTTATCATTTATTCTTATGGAAAAAAGACTTCAAAAGATAATATCAGAGATGGGTATTGCATCCAGAAGAAAAGCTGAGGAGTTGATTCTTGAAGGCAGGGTTACGGTGAATGGACATATTGCACATATCGGGATGAAAGCAGACACGAATAAAGACCACATTAAGGTTGACGGGAAACTTCTTATCAAACCTGAACAAAAAGTTTATTTGATATTTAACAAACCCAGGAATGTTGTAACAACACTACATGATCCTGAAGGAAGGCCAGCAGTAAAAGATTTCTTAAAAGGTATAAAATATAAAGTCTTTCCTGTAGGGAGACTTGATTACGATTCAGAAGGCCTGCTTCTACTTACTAACGACGGCGATTTTGCTCATGCGATTCTTCATCCTTCTAAAAAAATACCAAAGACATATCTTGTTAAGGTAAAAGACCTCCCTGAAAATGATAAATTAGATAAAATACGAAAGGGCATAAAACTTGATGATTGGATAACATCACCTGCTAAGGTAAAAATAATAAGAAAATCAGAGAATAATTCCTGGCTCGAACTTACAATATATGAAGGAAAAAAAAGACAGATTAAAAGAATGTTAGAAAAGATCGGGCATCCTGTTTTAAAGCTTAAGAGGATTAAGATTGATGGCATAGAATTAGGAGACCTTCCATCGGGTAAATATAGATTTTTAAGACCTGAAGAGATAAAAAAAATTAGGGGGATTATTTATGGTTCGTGATAAAGGATGTGGAGAGATTCGCGAGTCTGACATCGGTAAAAATTTAACTCTTTGTGGTTGGGTTTTCAGACGCAGAGACCACGGAGGACTCATCTTTATAGATCTTCGTGACAGAAGCGGGATATTACAGGTTGTTTTTAGCACTGATGTCTCTGGTGCTGTCCATGAGCAGGCACATAACCTTAGAAGTGAATATGTCATCTCTGTTTCAGGCGAAATCAGGAAAAGGCCAGAAGGCACTGAAAATCCCTACATGCAAACAGGAACAGTTGAGATGTATGTAAATAAGCTCGATATTCTGAATGAATCAACCACTTTACCTTTCAGTATAGAAGATGCAGCAGAGGCCTCTGAGGCACTGAGATTGAAACACCGTTATCTTGACCTCAGAAGGCCTGAAATGCAGCAGAATCTAATAATTCGTCATAAAGTCGCAAAAGTGATAAGAGATTACCTCGATGAAAAAGGGTTCATCGAGATAGAAACCCCGATGCTCACCAAGTCTACACCAGAAGGTGCACGCGATTATCTTGTGCCAAGTCGGCTGAATCCTGGACATTTCTATGCACTTCCTCAATCTCCTCAACTCTTCAAACAGATATTGATGATTTCTGGTCTTGAAAAATATTTTCAGATAGTCAAGTGCTTCAGGGATGAAGACTTGCGTGCAGACAGACAGCCCGAATTCACCCAGGTTGATCTTGAGATGTCTTTTGTAAAAGAAAATAATATTATAGAAATCATTGAAGGCATGATGAACCGCATCTTCAGAGATGTCCTTAATATTGCTCTTGATATTCCATTTAAGAGGTTGAGCTTTCATGAATCAATAGAGAGATTCGGGAATGACAAGCCTGATCTGCGTTTCAGCCTTGAGCTTAAAGAGATGGCTGATTTAGTAGTAAACGGTAAATTCAAGGTATTTCTCGATGCCATTAATTCCGGTGGAAGGGTAAAGGCAATTTGTGGCAAAGGAATGGCAAGTCTTTCAAGAAAAGAAATAGATATGTTGACAGAAGAAGCTATCTCGTACGGAGCAAAAGGTCTTGCATGGATAAAGGTCAAAAATGGATTTGAATCCCCGATAATAAAATTCTTCTCTGATCAAATACTTAAACAGATGGCACAACGGTTAGAGGCTGAAGAAGGGGATCTGATGCTCTTTGTTGCTGATAATGAAAAGGTTGTCCACGATGTATTGAGCAGGATAAGACTCGAACTTGGCAGGAGGCTAAATCTCATACAAGCGGGATATCAATTTGTCTGGATCACAGATTTCCCCCTGCTTGAATGGAATTATGAAGAAAACCGTTTTGAGGCAATGCACCATCCTTTTACATCACCGACAGATGATGATGTTGAAAAAATGCTTTCAGGTGATATAAGTAATAAAGATTTGCTCCTTTCATTTAAAGCAAAGGCATACGATATAGTGCTCAATGGATATGAGATAGGAGGCGGCAGTATACGTATTCACAGGAGTGATATTCAGAAGAAGATGTTCGAAATACTTGGTATATCAGAAGAAGAGGCACGGTCGAAATTCGGTTTCCTTCTGGATGCACTTGAATTTGGTACTCCGCCACATGGAGGTATAGCTCTGGGATTTGATCGTCTGGTGATGATTATGGTTGGTGCTTCATCTATCAGAGACGTAATCGCATTCCCGAAAACACAAAAGGCATTCTGCCTCATGAGCGGCAGCCCTTCACCTGTTGATCCAAAGCAGCTCAGAGAGCTTTATATCAAACTAAACGTGCCTGAAGTATAGCAGGCTAATAATTTTTTATATATTTAAGATATGATTTGTAATTGCGTTTTGTTTCGGTCATACTGTCGCCGCCGAATTTTTCGAGAAAGGCATCTGCAAGAGTGAGAGCAACCATTGATTCCCCTATTACACCTGCAGCAGGGACTGCGCAAATGTCGGAACGTTCATAAACAGCTTTAACCTGTTTTTTTGTTTTTATATCAACAGAGTGGAGAGGCTTTCTCTGGGTTGGGATTGGTTTCATTGCAGCACGCAGGACAACCGGCATACCATTTGTCATTCCACCTTCAATCCCACCTGCAAAGTTTGTATTTCTGTAAAAAC
This genomic interval carries:
- the bioD gene encoding dethiobiotin synthase, with product MSKGFFITGTDTGVGKTIITVALIKAVNLLGKKAGGMKPIETGCLKEGDVFIPSDGMLIKTMAHMEENIRHISPCCFQSPLAPFPASEIEGITVDLENIKKAYINLTKKYYAVIVEGIGGLLVPIKKDYFVLNLAKEFGLPLIIVAKPGLGTINHTLLTLNYALKEGLQVAGIILNNHHPPEYTLAEETNPDIISKISPVPLLGIFPYLKDFESSTFEKMAVKYLNLDIIERYLQP
- a CDS encoding 4-hydroxy-tetrahydrodipicolinate synthase; the protein is MFRGSIVAIVTPFKRGKVDEKALGDLIEWHISQGTNAIVPCGTTGESATLDYKEHYRVIDFTVKTVNKKIPVIAGTGANSTDETIEITKHAKKSGADAVLLVAPYYNKPTQEGIYRHYKTVAEKVDIPIVLYNVPGRTAVNILPATVARLAEISNIVAIKEASGDMKQVSELIRLCGDKITVISGDDFTTLPLLALGGKGVISVSANVTPKMVSQMCSLWLKGQYEKAREIHYRLEPLNAAMFIETNPIPVKTALAMMGKIQEEFRLPLCEMSQGNKDKLRKVLTDLKLI
- a CDS encoding diaminopimelate epimerase; the encoded protein is MHFTKMHGLGNDFILVDCITQKCEIQLFNDYHYQKGGRGEEGLSFAELAKNLCDRRFGIGADQILLLEKSAIADFLMRIFNADGSEVEMCGNGIRCLAKYIWDRNLSNNTNMLKIETLAGIIKPEKAGDMVKVDMGEPFFEPEKIPVKIKKSEVGNQKSEEAKMVTDYPLQVSDREFKITCVSMGNPHAVIVLENVSDFPVAYYGPQIETHQIFPNRTNVEFIQIINPHEIKMRVWERGAGETMACGTGACAAAVASHLKGLTERILTVHLQGGDLFIEWAGDNHVYMTGPAVEVYKGIIEI
- the lysA gene encoding diaminopimelate decarboxylase — protein: MNFFQYRSDKLFVEEIPLKTLAEKYGTPLYVYSYKTLLRHFKAYDEAFNDFPHVICFAVKANSNVAILRLFAKNGSGADIVSGGELFVALKAGIPASKIVYAGVGKTEEEIRFAIKSKILMFNVESEDELREIDRVAGKMNKKAPIALRINPDIDPETHPYITTGLKKHKFGIPIENALEYYKLALRLKNINVIGIHKHIGSQITKISPFVDALKRVLILIDELNLQGAKIQYLDAGGGLGITYKDEEPPVPKDLAKNLIPLLNGRKLTLLIEPGRSIVGNAGVLITKVLYLKKGAEKEFVIVDAGMNDLIRPSYYGAYHAILPVEKKKRDTIVCDVVGPICESSDFLAKDRKMKAVKKGEYLAVMSAGAYGFSMSSNYNSRPRAAEVMVKGRDCFMIRERETYSDIILKNKIPVFLK
- a CDS encoding aconitate hydratase — encoded protein: MGKNIVEKIFETHKIYGDLKTGNTVGLKVDHVYTQDATGTMAWLQFEAIGIDRVKVPLAVSYVDHNMIQSNYMNPDDHLFLETVAGRYGAFFSRPGNGISHQIHLERFASPGKIALGTDSHTPTGGGIGMIAIGVGGLDAATVMAGLPFEINMPQIALVRLKGKLNRPWVTAMDVILEILRQLTVKGGVGKIIEYGGPGIKDLSVPERATITNMGAELGATTSIFPSDQRTRYFLKAQGRESEWIELQADKDAQYSEIINIDLSSIEPMIAMPHSPDNVVPIRTIAGTKIDQVCIGSCTNSSLQIMKTVASILRSNTVAKGVNLLINPGSKQVYEMLARKGFLQHMIAAGARILECSCGPCIGMGGAPGTGQISIRSYNRNFKGRSGNKDAFVYLASAISCAVFSLKGEIVDPRYSGISIEKSSEPSHYFINDNMIIKPRQDTHDIQVIKGPNIKEAPIKDSIGNTIESEVLLKLGDNITTDDIMPAGSMILPLRSNIPAISEYVFHTIDNTFSARAKEAKEKGGGIIVGGENYGQGSSREHAAIAPMFLGIQAVIAKSFARIHRSNLINFGIIPLLFKNAGDYEKIEQGDILIIQNIKQSITGNQQYAVQDLTKIFYFELESNLNEREKQIILSGGLLPYTKKHV